The Prionailurus viverrinus isolate Anna chromosome B2, UM_Priviv_1.0, whole genome shotgun sequence genome contains the following window.
ATGAATCGTTTATGTTTTTCTGGGCAGGTTCCCTGAAGACCCCCTTTCTTGGCCACTAGCAAGTTCTCTGAGGTCAGAACACCCTGGCTGAGAGCATGTTTTCGAGACCATGACTGTGGTCCAAGGGGGTCTGGGCTCACTCAGACAAGACAGCTGAACAACCCTAAAAGAGAGTCTGAAATTTGGTTTTGATGAAACTGTTAAACTGAAAAGTTTTAAAGGTGTAGCCAAAACATCTGCTATTCCCGTATTTGTCAACCATCCTTTTAGGAACAGGGCTCTGCTGGCCTAAGGATCTGATGTTGCACTCAAGTTTTATGTTGCCACATCCATAAATAAGGTCtaagatgtcatatatatatcaaaagtGACCCCAAAGTTTAGCGTTTTGAAACTGCAATGCACACTACCTGTCTCCAAAGCTGGAAAGACCTCAGGCTTCCACAGAAGTTCTAATTATGTGCCAGTCTCTTACAAGTCAAGGATTCAAGAGTTTTAGCCTACATATTCCAATAGCAAAAATTTTcttagaagattttattttatttttttaatttgagagagacaaagagagagagagagagagagagagagagggagagaatattaagcaggctccactcagtataaagcctaacatggggctcgatcccacgaccctgggatcaggacctgagccaaaatcgagtcaggtacgcaacccactgagccatccaggtgtcgctaaaagactttatttttaagtaatctctacacccaatgtggggcttgaactcacaaccccatgatcaagagttgcatggtctaccaactgagccagctaggcagcCCCCAATAGCAAATTTAAGTCAAATAAGAaggaatagattttaaaacaaacctATGAAATGACTTTGCTtcaaaaaagacaacctacaacCTCCCAGTCATCTGGAGCCAGGTAGATCTCAAGAAGTAGCCTCCATCAAATTCTTTGTCCTAACTCCAGAATGGAAGTCACTGTTAGATGggaacagctaatatttatttgatttggACACCTGGTTATCAATTGAGTGATTGCAATGTTGTGGTTACATAAATAACTTTCACTTTTCTGAAATagctttcaaaaaaaagtttatttatttgttttttgagagaaaggaagagagagagcatgcgcacgtGCGCGCCTGTGTTTGTGGAGGagaggagtgggcagagagaaagggagacagagactccaaagcaggctctaggctccaaactgtcagtgcagagcccgacttagggttcaaactcttgaaccgtgagttcgtgacctgagctgaaatcaagagtctgtcgcttaactgactgagccatccagtagTCCTGAAATAGCTTTTCTCAATATCATTTCATTCGTAGGAGATTATATAACCTAACTTTTAGGTTCGTTTTTGCTGACttagactggaaaaaaaaaaaaaaaaaaggaagtgccAAGAGCTGCTTATGGTTATTTAACGAAATATTCCACCTATCATTTTACCTTAGAAAACACTGGACTAATACTTTCGCCCTCTTTGTgggtgcatttaaaaataatagaaggtTTGGGGAGTACCAGAGATGCGAGGATACGAATGTAAAAAAATGGATCTCATTTTATTGTCTATCACTAGCCTCTTCTCCCTGGGCTATCTTTCTGTTAGTGACCTCCAGGTCTTTGACTTcttgcacatttttcttttcaccttttgtTCCctccttaaagaaagaaaggcatgTTATAATAGAAATGAATAATCTAATGGTATCCTGCTGTGACTCCCTACTGTTTCTTGTCTCTCCTTCTTGCATATATGTGTTGTCACAGGAGTATAATGTATACAGATCAGACATCTTACCAGACGCCTCCGCCCAGGCTTCCCCTAATGTAGTTGCCTCACCCCCAGCCACCAGAGAACAGATTGCCCGTTACAGCACTCAAGTGTATTGTTCTCATTTCTCCCTATGGCATATGTTCCTTCTAGATGCTTTTTAGCTCATGGTTAAGGAGAGGCAAAACATATTCTGCATTTTAagattaatattatatatacttgACTTTTACAAGGCTAGACACCCTGGGGACTGACGTTTAACAGATGttaatggaatttaatttttacGCACCCTGTGTGAGAACATTTATCTTTGGGATAAAATGCTATGAAACCTATGTGGCACCAagaaaatttcataataaatgatTTTTCACTCTATATCCTTAAATCAAGTTACAGAGTCTGAGCAAAGTGGAAAAGCTGTTTCCtgatatttagaatttaaaaccTGAATATGATTATCATTAATTTATTACACTGAGAGTATCAATAGGCATTTTGCCAGAGTTATCACTAGTgcaaaacaattctaaaatggtGCCTATAAAGAAACTTTTTTCACAACCtatttttccattgattttcATTAGGTAAGAagttctttctgaaaaaaaaaaaatctggccccaaacatattaaataataaacagCATGATAAGTGTTCTGaaaattttcatgtaaaaaaaaaaactctaataaAGCAATACCACTCAGAAGTACTTGTAAAATTATAGGCACTTGACAATGTATGTTGAGTAAATTAATTTGCTGTTCTAAGGCTATGCCTAGGAACATAATAGCcacttgtggtttttttgttttttttttaagtacatttttgtgtggatgtgAACTACAGTTTAATTTCCGATTTCGGCTAATGTTACGATTCATAGAATTTGGATTATCAATTCAAGCTTTTAGAAAATAGAACTTTTGTAATCTTCCTGATTAATGaactaatatatattaaaagaaactttccatttattctatacatgttaaaaattCTGAGAGCTCTCCAGTTCCCTTTAATGAAGAAAACTCTTCTCTTTTTAGTTCAGTGACTGGCACTGGGATGTCTACTTAATACACATTTGATGAGTAAATGAACGATTGCGACAGAAGCCAGGCACTTACAGAAAAATGAGGTCATGTAGCAATTGTGATGAGCATTCGAGGAAATCGAGATGGTTGCTGCTCTGGTTCTATCCTGagctagctgtgtgatctcaggtaAGTCCACTGTCCTTCCTGAGCCTTGACTTCCTCCATGCAAACGTGGATGTTTCAGACAATCTCGAATGGCCTCCTACCTCCCAAACCCTAGTTCTAAATCTTAATATTAACCAGTCATTCTTTCCAGTTTTGCTTTGGACGGTAGCCATGGGTAGAGACACACTTAGGCTATAAACCCTCTGCATTTGAAATTACACGTAGTGGCCTCTAGAACTAAATCTCTTTAGGCTTGTATGCTAAGGCAAGCAGTCGAAAGATAGAAGCCTTGAGGGTTCACACATAAAAGAGGTGAGCCAGTGGAGGAGACCAGAGAAGGAGAAGGATATCTAGAAAAAGCGCCCCTGTAGTTCAGAAGTCTCCAGACAGCAGGTTTTCTCTAGAGGTAACAGTAAGTTTTATTTATGACTGATTAACAACCGATTAATTTATAAAAGGCTTCCCTTCCAAAGGGAGCACCAGGATACTTTATTTCCTAATTGGATGGTGACTTTGCACATAAATAAAGGAGAGTCACTGCTGCCTGTTGGGGTGACAGTTTGACAAGGCAGGTTTATTCTTGTCTCCCTCCTGATTTACTAcatgaccttgggccagtcattTATCTTCCCCCAAACCAGTTTCGctaattataaaatggaaatcaaaatacTTGCTGCCTTCACAGAGGATTAATGAGATAAGGTGAATGTCTTTAAGCTCCCGGAGGGGAAAAGGCTGTGTACAAGTAAGCAAAGaactagtaagaagctgctggaCTTTTCGCACGACTTGGGAAAGAAAGCCCCAATGATAGAACCCCAGAGGTTTAAGTTCTCTAGTCCAAAAGAAAGGGGGGTGGTGTGGACTCCTATCTTACAACCAGCCCAAGTTTTCCTCCAGCATACATTGGAGACTGGAATGGATAGCAGCTGGCAGGCAAGCCTGAATTTATTCCTCCAGGGTTCTAGCTCTTGCTCCGTCCTGAACGGCGACATCTTGGGGAGGGGTCAAATTAGTGTTCTGCTTcctcaatttcttcttctgtaagATGCTGAGTGTAATACTACTTAGTCAGATACGTGGAGATACATGTATAGATTCCTGACATATAGTGAGTTCCAAGTAAGTATCTTCTATAACTTATGTCTTTAGCAGCAAAATTCAAACTGCTGGAATGTTTTCCTCCTAAAGATCAAAGGTCCTTAGGAAAGAGCGTTGGGGTACAAAGGTAAACGTGATGtaaaaattcttcatttaaaagGTGGGGCAGGGAACTAATACAAAGATTGATTCGGCTCACTCTCTTACACCGAATAAAGCGTGTTTGGACAACGCCTTAAAATTCGCCTGCGCGACCGCAAGGGGGCACTGTGAGTCTGCCCTGGCGCGGGAGAGGCGACAGCAGCGCCGGGCCGCGAGGACTGGATCCCAGCGTCCGGGAGAAACGCCCCGCCCCAGCTCGGGCTCCGGAAGGAGTGGCCTTGATCACAGCAGGAGCGAGGGGCTACAGGTAGCCCGACAGCTCTTCGAGCTCGTTCTCCTCCCACCCTGCAACAGGTCCCTTCCTGGCAGGTTCTTCCTGGCGGCTCTTCATAACGTGGGATCCGCTCGCTAGTGCCTGAGCTCAGAAACCCGGACACCCTAGCCCCGGGACCCCCCCTCCCCGAACTGTAGGGAACATTTTGGGTGCGCCTAGGTGGGGTGCTTTTCCGGGCAAAAGGGTCAAAGCTGCCGTTTGCTTCTTTAAGGGCTGTGTCCCTTAAGGGGTTAAGCTTTTCTGATTTAGGGAAAGaggactctcccctcccccaccccccaaagccaAATGCGCAATTCTGGAAACGACTCTGAAATCATCAGTAGTCTGTCTCCAAGGTCCAGGTTAGCGGATGGCACTCCCCACCGGGACTCCTCCGGGAACAGCGCCCAGTTTCGGTCCTCAAATATCTCAGGCGCGAAGTTGAATCGCCCTTCTGCGAAAAGAGAGGAGACCTGCCCCATCGAGTACCTCGACCAAAATTCTCTTATCCCAAAGAAGATATCAGATAATTCAGGAAATGTAGTCGAGGCACTCGCTCTGTTCCACCTGCCGCTCGGGTCCCCACCCCCAGGCGTTTGCCCAGGCATTTGGGAAAAAAGGGGAAACTCGGCTGATTCTCTTCCCTGGAGAGAAAGTGCGGCGCGCCAAGGTGTCCCAGCGTCTCCTCTAAAGCCGGCTGGGTGGCGGTGTATCCGTGTCCTCGCGATCCCGGGCGGGAGGTGTGAGCTCTGCTCCCTGGGCTCCAGGACAGGTCGCCGGAAGCGTCCCTGGGGACAGAGCCACCCGGGAGATTCGGGCGGAATGCATGGTGGGCGGACCGGACTGAAAGCACACTGGAGACGAGGATGAAAGAACCTGGCAGaaagtaggggggggggggggcgggtggaacGCGCCGGCCCAGGGGAAAGGTCCGACCCATCCCAAACTTTCGCAGACTCGGGGGCTTCGGAGGGGAGAGCCAGGCAGGAGCGCCAGCTTTTTCCgccgccccgcgcgccccgccgCAGCGAGGAGGGGCGGCACGCAGCGCCGGCTGGACTCGGGCGGTCCCCTCGTCGCGCCCACCCGCCGGGCTAAAGCGCCGCGGCTCGGGGCTCTGGGCGGGCGTCCACGGAAGAAGCCAGACCGCCTGGCTCCGGCCTGCGCGCCGGCTCCGAGGAAGGGGAGCTAACTCGGATTGGGCAAGGAGGAGGGCAACTTGGCCTCACGGCCTCGCCCGGCCGGGTCAGGCAGCGGGACGTGCCCTTGGGCTGCCCGCGGGCGCGCCGGCCGAAGTCGGGGCGGCTCGCGACCAAGTGAGATTTCCACGAGCTAGAGAAATCggattaaaaagaaatgcacagaacGATCCCAGGCAGCCGCGGGAGCCGGGCAGCCTAGAAGCCGCCCGCTGCGCGCCGGGAGGACGGCGGTGACCCGCACTCGCGAAGACGAGGCGCTCCAGGGCGGCCGCGGGGCTGCGCGGAGGAGCCGCCTCCCCAGCGTGGGGCGCGCGTTCAGACGCCGCCACCGGCCGCCGGAAGGCGAGATGCAGCGCGCGGCTCCCGGCCGGTCCCCGCGGAGCAAACTCCGGGGCGGCACCGCGCGCCGCTGACCCGGCGCGAGTCCGAGGGCTGTGCCGGCCCCGCCCGCCTCCGCCCCCTCCCGCGCCCGCCGCGCGCCCCTCCCCGCGGCGGCGGCGCATCCAGGGGCGGCGCGGAGCGGAGCGGCTCGCACAGCCGCCAGTGCCTGCGAGCTCCAGGCTGCTTGGGGAATTCACTTTGCCGCTTTTACGCTTCTCCCTCTTCGGGATTCTTCTGCTGGCTTTCTGGCTCCGgccctctcctttcctttacACGGAGAACTTCGCGGCGGTTTCTCTTTCCCCTTGGAGGAGAGGATTAAAAGTTCCAAGAACTGGTGCCGCCCGTGCCGCTCGGGCGCTGGGACGGTGCTTGCCGGCGGGGTTCCAGTCCCACCATGTGCACCAACATAGTTTACGAGTGGCTGAAAGCGCTGCAGCTCCCGCAGTACGCGGAGTCCTTCGTGGATAACGGCTACGATGACCTGGAGGTGTGCAAACAGATCGGGGACCCGGACCTGGACGCCATCGGGGTGCTGGCGCCCGCGCACCGCCGCCGCATCCTGGAGGCCGTGCGCCGGCTGCGGGAGCAGGatgccgccgccgccggcctCTACTTCACGCTGGAGCCGCAGCCGCCGCCCGTGCCGCCCGCGGTGACCGTCCCCACCGGCCGCCGGGGGGAGCCGTGTGGCGGCCCGGCCTCGGGCACCCGCGGGGACCCCCGCAGCCAGACGACCGCCCCCCGCAGCAGGGAGCTGGTGAGCTACCCCAAGCTGAAGCTGAAGATCATGATCAGGGATAAGCTCGTCCGCGACGGCATCCACCTGAGCAAGCCCCCGTACTCCCGCAAGGTAAGGAGGCGCCGCCCGGACCGCGCGGGGCGCGCGGCGGGAGGGGACACGGCCCAGCGGCGGCAGCGCATGCCAGGGGACGACGGGGAGGCCAAGGATGCTTTGGGTAGTTGGGATGCTCTGGTCTGTTCTTTCCGTATTCGCTCTTGGGTCCTTCCTTCCCGGTGTCACCCGCGGTTGTAAGGCAAGATCCCGCACCCAGGTGTCAGTTCTAAACGAGGACTAAGTCTCCGCTTAGGTCTGGGGCTCACCTGCCAGGAACCGGAATGAGCGGCGCTTCTCCAGGAGCGAAGGGCAAGTCCAGACACCCTCTGTGGTAGTGTTTAAGTCTGGCAGGTACCGGAACGGTGGCTAATACCTACCTTGGtgtcgttttttgtttttttttttttctcatccttttcctttttgagaaatttccagaGGGAAATTGACGAACTCTTTAAAGGGTGGGAAGTCAAGC
Protein-coding sequences here:
- the SAMD5 gene encoding sterile alpha motif domain-containing protein 5 isoform X2; this encodes MCTNIVYEWLKALQLPQYAESFVDNGYDDLEVCKQIGDPDLDAIGVLAPAHRRRILEAVRRLREQDAAAAGLYFTLEPQPPPVPPAVTVPTGRRGEPCGGPASGTRGDPRSQTTAPRSRELVSYPKLKLKIMIRDKLVRDGIHLSKPPYSRKVPMAGILEYLMNWPKSSQNR
- the SAMD5 gene encoding sterile alpha motif domain-containing protein 5 isoform X1, encoding MCTNIVYEWLKALQLPQYAESFVDNGYDDLEVCKQIGDPDLDAIGVLAPAHRRRILEAVRRLREQDAAAAGLYFTLEPQPPPVPPAVTVPTGRRGEPCGGPASGTRGDPRSQTTAPRSRELVSYPKLKLKIMIRDKLVRDGIHLSKPPYSRKLSATAHILKLSIDPTAEILFVCLLLSPPKNNK